One Nonomuraea angiospora DNA segment encodes these proteins:
- a CDS encoding DUF6807 family protein, with the protein MKVVLAGAHGHGRHHLGNLRRLAEQGLIELAGICDVRPAEVDFGSPLQSPDLGELLAKTGAEITVICTPIHTHADLAVTALHAGSHVLLEKPPAASPAAHARIAAAVAETGLACQVGFQSLGSAAVPALRSLIADGTIGRVRGIGGAGAWERPSTYFTRSAWSGRRRLDGVDVVDGALTNPFAHAVATALALVDGPVAGIEAELYHAHPIESDDTSCLRIRLEDGVVITIAVTLCATGRSEPYLVVHGDAGRATLVYTQDRLKVELPDGTVTTTVYERTDLLENLIDHVRTGAALMVPLSATESFTQVLDAVRLAPEPLPIPERFQDVERDAASGEVTHRFLPGVADLTARSAETLSLYSELDVPWTRVELLASGQAVASYELRPDLPATDSPRPYLHGVRTLGGVEVTEVRPEDHVHHLGVGVAISDLGGANFWGGRTYVKDQGPAWLDDHGTQRHLSFSRLDDSGFVEHLEWAGPGGRLVAREERTVTARPFGDFWALDFAFTLTNLTGAPLEVRSSATKGRAGAGYGGFFWRAPGTSTARIALPGDEEAVHGSRDPWVALSGTTPEGRDWTLVFVQSDGDPWFVRVEHYPGVGQALAWDRPLVVEDTLTRRVVTAVVDGRLDAAAASALADTVREATPALR; encoded by the coding sequence ATGAAGGTGGTACTCGCTGGTGCGCACGGCCATGGGCGGCACCATCTGGGCAATCTGCGCAGACTGGCCGAGCAGGGGCTGATCGAGTTGGCGGGGATCTGCGACGTGCGGCCCGCCGAGGTGGACTTCGGCTCGCCGCTGCAGTCGCCCGACCTGGGCGAGCTCCTGGCGAAGACCGGCGCGGAGATCACGGTCATCTGCACGCCGATCCACACGCACGCCGACCTCGCGGTGACCGCCCTGCACGCCGGATCCCACGTGCTGCTGGAGAAGCCGCCCGCGGCGAGCCCCGCCGCGCACGCCCGCATCGCCGCGGCGGTGGCGGAGACGGGGCTGGCCTGCCAGGTCGGCTTCCAGTCGCTGGGCTCGGCGGCGGTGCCCGCGCTGCGTTCGCTGATCGCCGACGGCACCATCGGGCGCGTGCGCGGCATCGGCGGCGCGGGCGCCTGGGAGCGGCCCTCGACCTACTTCACCCGCTCGGCCTGGTCGGGCAGGCGCCGGCTCGACGGCGTGGACGTGGTGGACGGCGCGCTGACGAACCCGTTCGCGCACGCCGTCGCGACCGCGCTCGCCCTGGTGGACGGCCCCGTCGCAGGCATCGAGGCCGAGCTCTACCACGCCCACCCGATCGAGTCGGACGACACGTCCTGCCTGCGGATCCGCCTCGAAGACGGCGTCGTGATCACGATCGCGGTGACGCTCTGCGCGACCGGCCGGAGCGAGCCGTACCTGGTCGTGCACGGCGACGCGGGCCGCGCCACGCTCGTCTACACGCAGGACCGGCTCAAGGTCGAGCTGCCGGACGGCACGGTCACGACCACCGTGTACGAGCGGACCGACCTGCTGGAGAACCTCATCGACCACGTCCGCACGGGCGCCGCTCTGATGGTGCCGCTGTCCGCCACGGAGTCGTTCACGCAGGTGCTGGACGCGGTGCGGCTGGCTCCCGAGCCGCTGCCGATCCCGGAGCGCTTCCAGGACGTCGAGCGGGACGCCGCCTCGGGCGAGGTCACGCACCGGTTCCTGCCGGGTGTCGCCGACCTGACGGCCCGCAGCGCCGAGACGCTGTCGCTCTACTCGGAGCTGGACGTCCCCTGGACCCGGGTGGAGCTGCTGGCCTCCGGGCAGGCGGTGGCCTCGTACGAGCTGCGGCCCGACCTGCCGGCCACCGACTCCCCGCGGCCCTACCTCCACGGGGTGCGGACGCTGGGCGGCGTCGAGGTGACCGAGGTGCGTCCCGAGGACCACGTGCACCACCTCGGGGTCGGGGTGGCGATCTCCGACCTGGGCGGGGCGAACTTCTGGGGCGGCCGCACGTACGTCAAGGACCAGGGGCCCGCCTGGCTGGACGATCACGGCACGCAGCGGCACCTGTCGTTCTCCCGGCTCGACGACTCCGGCTTCGTCGAGCACCTGGAGTGGGCGGGGCCCGGCGGGCGGCTGGTGGCGCGCGAGGAGCGGACGGTGACGGCCCGGCCGTTCGGGGACTTCTGGGCGCTGGACTTCGCGTTCACGCTCACCAACCTCACCGGCGCGCCGCTGGAGGTCCGCAGCTCGGCCACCAAGGGGCGCGCAGGCGCGGGTTACGGCGGCTTCTTCTGGCGCGCACCCGGCACCTCCACCGCCCGGATCGCGCTCCCCGGGGACGAGGAGGCCGTACACGGCAGCCGCGATCCCTGGGTCGCCCTGTCCGGCACCACGCCGGAGGGGCGGGACTGGACGCTCGTCTTCGTGCAGTCGGACGGCGACCCGTGGTTCGTGCGGGTCGAGCACTATCCGGGGGTGGGGCAGGCGCTGGCCTGGGACCGGCCGCTCGTCGTCGAGGACACGCTGACCAGGCGGGTCGTGACGGCCGTGGTGGACGGCAGGCTCGACGCCGCCGCCGCGTCCGCGCTGGCGGACACGGTACGCGAGGCGACACCGGCCCTTCGGTAA
- a CDS encoding acyltransferase family protein, which produces MTSPATLDARSVTARDPFFDNAKYLAILLVVCGHLIEDQRDHPLAHALYFYVYVFHMPLFIVLSGYLSRRFTFSAGKARKLISTLAVPYLIFEVAYSLPRLILYGKFELTLLDPYYLTWFLLSLFLWRLSTPVWQQLRWPLAIAVALSLLTGLSALPGELAMNRTFALLPFYVLGLMLKPEHFAWLRRPYMRLTGFLTLGLGLAAALLVHDQVPTEWIRWRLPNSALHVDDLTGTAVRLGLLLAGAVLVAAFLAVTPARHTWFSGLGSATMYAYLLHGFVVKVAERFELGVPLSILLGVAAATLLCTPPVRRVFHWAVEPRMSWAFTPLRRP; this is translated from the coding sequence GTGACTTCTCCCGCCACCCTTGACGCCCGGTCCGTGACCGCCAGGGACCCGTTCTTCGACAACGCCAAATACCTGGCCATCCTGCTCGTGGTGTGCGGTCACCTCATCGAGGACCAGCGGGATCATCCCCTCGCCCACGCGCTCTACTTCTACGTCTACGTCTTCCACATGCCGCTGTTCATCGTGCTGAGCGGCTATCTGTCGCGCCGGTTCACGTTCTCGGCGGGGAAGGCGCGCAAGCTCATCTCCACGCTGGCGGTGCCGTACCTGATCTTCGAGGTGGCGTACTCGCTGCCGCGGCTGATCCTGTACGGGAAGTTCGAGCTGACCCTGCTGGACCCGTACTACCTGACCTGGTTCCTGCTGTCGTTGTTCCTGTGGCGGTTGTCGACGCCGGTGTGGCAGCAGCTCAGGTGGCCGCTGGCGATCGCGGTCGCGCTGTCGCTGCTGACCGGGTTGAGCGCGCTGCCCGGCGAGCTGGCCATGAACCGGACGTTCGCCCTGCTGCCGTTCTACGTGCTCGGGCTGATGCTCAAGCCGGAGCACTTCGCGTGGCTGCGCAGGCCGTACATGCGGCTGACCGGCTTCCTGACGCTCGGGCTGGGGCTGGCGGCGGCGCTGCTCGTGCACGACCAGGTGCCGACGGAGTGGATCAGGTGGCGGCTGCCCAACTCGGCGCTGCACGTGGACGACCTCACCGGCACGGCCGTGCGGCTGGGGCTGCTGCTGGCGGGGGCGGTGCTGGTGGCGGCGTTCCTGGCGGTGACCCCGGCGCGGCACACGTGGTTCAGCGGGCTGGGCTCGGCCACCATGTACGCTTACCTGCTCCACGGGTTCGTGGTGAAGGTCGCCGAGCGGTTCGAGCTGGGCGTGCCGCTGTCGATCCTGCTCGGCGTGGCCGCCGCCACCCTGCTCTGCACGCCGCCGGTGCGCAGGGTCTTCCACTGGGCCGTGGAGCCGCGCATGTCCTGGGCCTTCACGCCGCTCCGCCGGCCGTGA
- a CDS encoding mandelate racemase/muconate lactonizing enzyme family protein, whose amino-acid sequence MTIVDLRTELRTAPLPRPWGADVPANHVIVCEVTLKDGRTGTGFSWTPQIGAHAVRALLDHDLREALIGLPAHPEVVWDRLWRHLREAGPGGITTIALAGIDLALWDLRCGDGGLADVLGRRRDEVPVYGSGVNLHYPLEELVEQARRWVAAGYRGVKIKVGRPDLAEDVARVAAVREVIGPDRLLMIDANQRWDLHRARRAISALREFGLHWIEEPLPADDVAAHVELRRSIDVPVAVGENVYTTYGFRDLLAAGACDVVQPNVVRVGGITPFLRIVELARTYDVPVYPHLLSEVSGQLALALPLPVMAEDVEDASFAALGLLAEPYPVQISDGVLRAGAHAGLGLRWSR is encoded by the coding sequence GTGACGATCGTGGATCTGCGCACGGAGCTGCGGACGGCCCCGCTGCCGCGGCCCTGGGGCGCGGACGTGCCGGCCAACCACGTGATCGTGTGCGAGGTCACGCTGAAGGACGGGCGGACCGGCACCGGGTTCTCGTGGACGCCGCAGATCGGGGCGCACGCCGTACGGGCGCTGCTCGACCACGACCTGCGCGAGGCGCTGATCGGGCTGCCCGCGCACCCCGAGGTGGTGTGGGACCGGTTGTGGCGGCACCTGCGCGAGGCGGGTCCGGGCGGGATCACCACGATCGCGCTGGCCGGGATCGACCTGGCGCTCTGGGACCTGCGCTGCGGCGACGGCGGCCTGGCCGACGTGCTGGGCCGGCGGCGCGACGAGGTCCCGGTCTACGGCAGCGGCGTCAACCTGCACTACCCGCTGGAGGAGCTGGTGGAGCAGGCGCGGCGCTGGGTGGCCGCCGGCTACCGGGGCGTCAAGATCAAGGTGGGCCGGCCCGACCTGGCGGAGGACGTGGCCAGGGTGGCCGCCGTGCGCGAGGTGATCGGGCCCGACCGGCTGCTGATGATCGACGCGAACCAGCGGTGGGACCTGCACCGGGCGCGGAGGGCCATCTCCGCGTTGCGGGAGTTCGGGCTGCACTGGATCGAGGAGCCGCTGCCCGCCGACGACGTGGCCGCGCACGTGGAGCTGCGGCGCTCCATCGACGTGCCGGTGGCGGTCGGGGAGAACGTCTACACCACCTACGGCTTCCGTGACCTGCTCGCGGCCGGGGCGTGCGACGTCGTCCAGCCGAACGTGGTGCGGGTCGGCGGCATCACGCCGTTCCTGCGGATCGTGGAGCTGGCCAGGACGTACGACGTGCCGGTCTATCCGCATCTGCTGAGCGAGGTGTCCGGGCAGCTCGCGCTGGCCCTGCCGCTGCCGGTCATGGCGGAGGACGTGGAGGACGCGTCGTTCGCGGCCCTCGGGCTGCTGGCGGAGCCGTACCCGGTGCAGATTTCCGACGGGGTCCTGCGGGCGGGCGCGCACGCGGGGCTCGGACTGAGGTGGTCGCGATGA